Genomic window (Zingiber officinale cultivar Zhangliang chromosome 2B, Zo_v1.1, whole genome shotgun sequence):
TAAAAAagcaattttttttgttaaaaatttcaCTTTTCCCCTCTGTtttggagaagagaagagaagaaaacgGAAGAACATAATACGAACCAGTCATAGACAGTGGGCTTCCTCGGCTCGACGGCCTCCGATCCCTCGCCCACCACCGGCGCCAGCTTCCTCCGGAGCCTCTTCCAGTCTCCCCTCGGCGTCGGAACTGCAGAAGCAAACAAATAACCGATCAAAATCCGATCTTGCCGAGGTTTCCTACGCCTCTGTTCTACGGGCGGCGGTCTCACCGGAAACAGGGGAGTCGGGGACGCTGCGAGGGGAGCCAGCAGCGCTGGACGGCGACGGGGGTCCGCCGCTCCGGAGGATGGTGATGCTCCGGGTGACCTGGAGAGCGGCGGGAAGCGGCTTAGCCGCCGCGGAGGACGAGGAAGGGGAAAAGGACGAAGACTTGCGGAGCCTCCCTAGGCCGGAGTCCGGCAGAGGCCCGGCCACCGTGTCGTCCCACAGGTGGTGTAGCAGTCCCATTCGCTGCTCAATTATTATCGCGTTATATTGGTTGTTATGCTTATTAGTAGCGGATGCTATAAACAGCGTAACGGCCCGTTACAATGGATGATGCGCATATCGAGAGAAGGCTTCTCTTGAGATGTTGGGCTTTGTGTTTATTTATAGGGGAAGGGAGAGGAAAATGGTCATGGATTTGATAGATATTTCAAGGATACCATTGGATAATTAAGAGGTATTATTGTTCAATTTTTTGCAATTTTAAACGCTTGTCTATTCAAATTAAGACATGCATCATGTGGGCCCATGACAATGACTACTTcccatatatattatttaattccCCTATTTATTATCGATTTTGAGTTATATATGAGTAAAATATTTGGATTGACCATTCCATTTTGCCtacgagtatatatatatataatattatttaatttccctatttattaTCGATTTTGAGTTATTTATGAGTAACATATTTGGATTGACTATTCCATTTTGCCTACTAAATCTTTACTAATCCTGAATGGGTTATAGAGACttcaactaattttttttttttagctagTCCTCTTCAATCTTGAATCAAAGAGAATTATATTGCTTCAATTAGGGAAGGCATTCTTTTAATCTATGAGTTTTCTTGTATAAATGTTAACAAATTTGTTGTTCAAAtttttttagtttatatatatgtgtgtattTATATCAAATGAATATGATAAATTGAAGACTATAGAACAAACAATAAAAGTGGCTGACTTGAAGACTCCTATTTTAAGATCCTTTTAGGTTATTTTATTCAAACAGGAATTAAAGAAAAACAAACAGGAACCAAAGAACACCAAGATATCATTTAAAAAGACCATGAAGGATGCAAATAAAGTGCGACGACTGTTTAAAAACAAGGGATGAAATTGGATTGACTATTCCAATTTGCTCACTCATTTCATTTCGTAACTACAGTTCATATCAACTATTCACCTTTCAAAGAAACTAATCATATAAttttggataaaaattaaaagtGCGCTCTATTTTATAGAAATCAAATCAgaacatataaaaaaaaaagtcaaaaaggCGTTTTCACTAAATATTTTATCCCCGTAATACTCTTACTTTTTGTGTTGTTTAGCAATTTTTATATATATcactattttataattattttaataaaatgtaaataattttaattaaattgataaagaGGATGTTTGATATAATAgtatttaaaaattaagatgtaTGGTTCAAAGTTTTAGATTTTAAGATTTTGGATTTAATTACGAAAACAGCTGCTATGATcaattttaaagtgattttgatcactaaaacttttaaatagttttgGCCAAATTGATAAAGTATTTTTATACGATGGTGATTTATAGAGTTATTAATTTAAGTTGGGCTCGTTAGGTTGATCTGATCCGTTAAATACTTTAATAagattaaaatgaaattttatcaAGTCATTTAAAAATAGACTAGAACAGGACGGCCTCGATTTGACCCACatgagaaggaaataaaaaaaatgaaaactcaaAATAGAAATAGGTCTTCATGTAAAAGTTTATTTATGAAACATCAAATTCAACAAATTATAAgaaattttctattattttctttgatGGGCTTACTCGTCTAACCCGGGTGGATTGGAGATTTTTCAATCTGTTAAGAATCATGAGCCGACTCGCCTTACCCAGTTAGATGATGAATTTTGTATGAACCGACCTGCCTCGCCATGGGACAGTCCATCTGACCATGGTTCGTCGGAATGGAATGATCGGAATGGGTGTTCCAGCATGGGAACACCCCCACGTCGTTCCAAAGTCCCGACATATAACGTGGTTTGCTTTGGCACATTGTTCTTCGACGTTCTAACTGCTAGAACGGGCGGGACGGAATGACCGGAATGGAATGTCTAGAATGGCTGGAATTCAACGATCGAAAAGGCCAAAGCGACCCAAATATTTTGACAGTGAGGAGCGACGGCAAGGAGGAAAGAGTGGAAATGTTTCAGCAACAAGAGAGCTGTAGACGAGGGCGGTGGCAGGGAGGGAATGGGAGCGCCAACAAGGGAGAACTGGAGAGGGAAGAGAGGTGGAGAGGCGTGAGCAGCAACGATAGTTTAGGGTTTCCTTTAGGGAAAGACCGGACATGACTCACATAGGAagagaaaaattaaaacaattttgaatgaAATGAGCTCaaggattatatatataaaatctgcGACGGTTACTACGATCATTCTGGTGAATCATACATCTGACAATTCTAatgatttatttataataattttaattaaagtaaaataGTCAAATTTTTATATATGAGTAGGTATTATATATTGTAATAGCTACTATATCAATATTAAAATAAAGAATATTTGATACAAAATATCTAATgggatgttttaattttttaattttctaaagtTAAAAAGAACACTCTTTTAACTATTTACGTCGTTCTACTTTCCCCCCTCTTTTTTTAGCTATCTACTTTACGATCTTTTTAGCTTTCTTCAACCAGTGGCACAATTTATAGCAGAATAATCAGTGAGACACTGAAGCTAGCAATAACGGGTCAAAAGGGGAGCAGTCTGCATTATTGAGCAAGACAATGACCAAAATCTATCACTGTCTTCAGAGCTAAAATTTTCCACAAAGGATTAGGTATCAGTTGCTGTCATTGTAGAGGAGTGCAGCAAGCAATAAGAGCATAATTTTCTTCTTTCATTTCGTCTTGTATTTTCATAATGGATGTTGCAACCAATGCAACAACAGTTCAGTGGGTGGTGAAAGAAACTGAAAGGAACAATTAGATAATTAAACAAGAAGGAGAATCTGAGAATTTTGCAATCTTATCTTTGGTCTCTGTTTAGTGCTGAACAAGCACCTTCTTATTCAAATGATGCAGGAATAGCAGACAACTTGTCTCCCACAATCCCTTTCTAATCGGTGCCGAGCGGAAGAGTAAGAGATTCGAGCTCGGCTTAGTTGCTTTTTACCTAAGCTCAATCTCGGTTCAAGTTTGATTCCAACTTTAATTCCTAAGCTCGATTTCGGTTCAtaatgaatttaaataattcatgAACAGTTGGAGCTTGATTCAAAAATAGctcatttaaaaattaaaggAGTTTTAAACTCGGTTCATTAACATATCATTTTCAGAGACAGGGATCCTTTGGTCCAAGATCCCTGGAGCAGTCCTAGTCCCCTGTCCATTTATTAGTTGGATGAACTGGATCCCATCTGTTTAACAGGTGGAGTGCAGTCCATTCAGTTAATGAATGAACAGGATCTCTTTTGATCCAAAAAATTTTAGACTAGAGGATCTGACATCTATTTTCAGATTGTTAAATACTTAAATAAGCTCAGGTTTTAACTGGTTAGATACATAATCGAGCCCAAGTTAACTgtattattttacttttaaattttaattattaaaatattattatatacactcatttattttatatatatatatatatatatatatatatatatataattttcttaTTTCACAGGAATATTTTCAAcgcatgttttattttttaaggATACATTTCTAATTAAAGAGTCTTATTACGATTAAACTATTATACATATATCCTTTAATTCAGTGCTACTTTAACAGAGTACAATTTAAATAAAGGTTGCGTATTTGTTAGCTTAAACAATCAATTAGTCAAATTTGTTAGTTAAAGGTTGAATGAGTATATATTGAGAGATATGTTATGCTACTCATCTCCTGCGTGTGACTTCGTGCGCGATTGAGTGTACTTTCAGGCACCTCACACATTCAATTGTACATTAAAGTCAGATACGAGAGGTGATCAACGTATAAATCTTATATATATCGATAATTTATCAAAAAGACACAGGTGGATATTTAAATGTATCAAAAGATGTATATTATttgatatttataaaaaaaaaatatatttttaaatatatttcctATTTTATTCTCATGATAATTTAACTTTTTCTAccgttttcttttcttcactatatttttctctcttctttttttttttatcaacagaATATATGGacaacattagtcaattttttcataacattttaatatatttgaagtagcaaaaataaataatgaataacatatttgaactccttacaatttcagaaatccactggaactaaaataagtgcaatcggagctctctaggtccatcagtgggttttgaccgaatgatatcaggcccacgttaggcctgatatgattccatatcaggcccaacgtgggtttttttgccgattctttgattttgcatgttaacatctatgaaaagtcaaaataaataatggacatcatatttgaactccttgtaattttagaaatccatagaaactgaaatgagtgcaatcggagctctctaggtccattagtggattttggtcaaaactcactgatggacctagagaactctgaTTGAATCCATTTcaggtcaaaacccactgatggacttagagagctccgattgaacccatttcagtttctatggatttctgatgttgcaaggagttcaaatatgatgtctcttatttatttcgacttttcatagctgttaacatgtaaaatcaaagaatcggtaaaaaattacacgttgggcctgatatggactcatatcaggcccaacgtgggcctgatatgattccatattaggTCCAACTTCCATGTTGCAAAAATTTAATCTTTTTATTGTTGTAAATTTCAGTTTCTAGTATGTTTCCTTCCGTACAGGAAAATATTGGTATGTAGGATTCATATGTTTCATTCTGAATGAATTAGTAAGTTCTTGTTAAAGATTAACTAAATTGGTTACATCATAAACTTTAAAAATGCACTTTGTTGGACATTCTAAATACCTTcaattttggtaaaaaaaaagagAGGGAAAATAAAGCAGAGCTTTGAAATTTGTGAAAGGCGGTTGCTTGAATGATGTAAGGATCTGACTAACATGCAAGTTTAAACTAATTTACTATCCTCTTGTTTTGTTGGATTAAGCATAGTTAAAATCTCGAATGATTAAATTGTACCTGAACGATTAATTATCTAGTCATAACCAAAGTTAGTTATCTGTTTTGCAGTTGTCACAGTCAAAGAAATTACCACAACGACAGCCTTTTCTCATAATCAATCTTTTTATTGTTTTTCATATACAACAAAGCATGTATAATCTCTAAACTCAATCTGTAAAAGGTACATTGAGTATTACCGGGTCACATGTAAACCACGATTATCAGAAAAGGCTGTTGAATTTTTGCAACATggaagttgggcctgatatggaatcatatcaggtccacgttggacctgatatgattccatatcaagcccacattgggcctgatatgagtccatatcaggcccaacgtgtagttttttgccgattctttgagtTTGCATGTTAACAGCTATGAACAGTCGAAATTATTAAGAGAcaccaaatttgaactccttgcaacatcagaaatctacaggaactgaaatgggttcaatcggagctctctaggtccatcagtgagttttgaccaaaacccactgatggacctagagagctccgattgaacccatttcaattcctatgaatttctgatgttgcaaggagttcaaatatggtgtccattatttatttcggcttttaatagatgttaacatgcaaaatcaaagaatcgataaAAAAactcacattgggcctgatatggactcattttagttccagtggatttctgaaattgcaaggagttcaaatatgctattcattgtttatttttgcttcttcaaatgtattaaaatgttatgaaAAAATTGATTAATGTTGTCCATATGTTCTGCTGATAAAAAaagagtgttggagtgtatactgaaagcctaagctttgtaaacattcattatgtataaagaatcacatttggtcaaattgtctacatttgtttgtagttgttcatttaatttatattgtagataacatagtatgtggtgtcacatgcagaagatgatgttatcagtacattataaattataaacagtagctcacgaccaaaatgaaaaggaacaaaccattagaaggtcgtagtgtaattaagtattagtttatcttgactatataattacactagtacactcagagtgtattgagtaggaccatttgaggtcgtttcttttatacagactttataaaggaacaaagacctcggttattatggaagtgtgtactcttaatcctaatataataacaagcatatatatttgatatttatttctttaatttatcaatgggtgagatttagttcgatgaatcaataagcccgataagttgggaaatggtatcacttatagtgtgtgttgttgattatagaaggaaactgtgtcctagagatactaggttgataatgtcctcaagagaagctcataaggattgtcatgttaaaccctacaggtcgacatgacaataaggttgagtggtactactcttggatttagatattaattaaatgagttgtcagtaactcacttaattagtggacattcgatatcttaaacacagggagactaacacactcataataagaaggagcccaaaaatgtaatttgggattggtgcggtagttcaataatagttctctagtggaatgaattattattgataaaattaagttgtgtgttcggggcgaacacgggatgcttaattttatcgggagaccaaaaccaatttctcctctcggtccctatcgtagcctcttatttatagagtactatacccacctatacccaccttctatacccacctaaagggggacggccaagttagcttgggaaccaagctagggccggtataaggtggccggccctagcttgaacccaagctagtgggggccgccaaattaaattaaaaggaattttaattttaatttttattatgtggaagaaataatttattaaagagaattaaaattaaaatatctctcttgtaaaagatctacaaaagattaaagaaagagattagatctctttccttatttgtagattggtgagatattttattttctctttaaaaattattcacatgttgtaaaattaaaattatagaaatttccttttatcaaccatgaagagatttttgaagagaaattttatttttaaaatttccggaaacaaattaggaagttttaatttgttgattaaaacttgtctaaattgtttccccttgatgtggccgaccaatatagattaaattgggaaattttattttatttttctcaattaaatcatgtcaaggaaattaaggaaattttattgtaattaaatttcctaatttgcctaggccaaggaatataaaagaaggggtgagggtgccttcatgagatacaacctctattattctccctctcctattctttggtgtggccggccaacatcttctccctttcttcctctttgtggtggccgaaactctctattgcttggagctcttgtggaggccggatactacttggagaagaagaagaagaaggagagaaagcttgcatctcttggagcttggttggtgttttgttcttcatccttggtaaagcttctttgtggccgaacctagctaggaggagaagaaggtggttggtggtttctcatctcggaagatcgttgcccacacaacgtccgaggttagaagaggaatacggtagaagatcaagaggtttttctacaaggtataactagtaatttttctttccgtatcatactagttatttatgaaaataataccaaatacaagaggcttacgattctagtatttcgaatatggttttcgatgatgtgttcttttgttttatttttccttgtgatttgattgttcttttcggttaacctaaagttattttaggaaattaaatattagctttctataaaaggttttgtctagtcggtggtggttgctcccatatccaagaaggccatgtgcctcgccacgtcagtactgggaaccaattatggaaattaatatttaatggaattaataacttaaggagacttgggtcgaacgtgttaagttccgcaggagatccaagtcaaaacctaaaagaacaaatagattaagttttggatcaaacgtgttaagttccgcaggcgatccaaaatttaatttaaaagaacacatggtagctaggaaaaggttcagacctttgtacaaaatttttgtacagtggaacctataggttttccgagtagcaaccaacaattggtatcagagctagggttttacctctgtgtatttggtattaggttaattatgcacatgtcatacataatttaggcaggttaatagtaggatgtgctaactttgtggatgcaggatccaactattatggcttttagttattatgtgtgtgattggacccttggacatgtcaagggcatttatatgtgtgtgcatgattgtatttaaatacagcaggagctgtatttagttttattaggattttatttttgatctagatacatgtacattcctt
Coding sequences:
- the LOC122046619 gene encoding dormancy-associated protein homolog 3-like isoform X2, which produces MGLLHHLWDDTVAGPLPDSGLGRLRKSSSFSPSSSSAAAKPLPAALQVTRSITILRSGGPPSPSSAAGSPRSVPDSPVSVPTPRGDWKRLRRKLAPVVGEGSEAVEPRKPTVYD
- the LOC122046619 gene encoding dormancy-associated protein homolog 4-like isoform X1, with protein sequence MGLLHHLWDDTVAGPLPDSGLGRLRKSSSFSPSSSSAAAKPLPAALQVTRSITILRSGGPPSPSSAAGSPRSVPDSPVSVPTPRGDWKRLRRKLAPVVGEGSEAVEPRKPTVYDWVVISALDR